In the genome of Methanococcoides burtonii DSM 6242, the window CAAGGTTCACAAGTCAGGTGGTTTGTGATCCAAAGGAAGTTTCCATTGGTATGTGGGTCAAGCCTGTGTTCAGAAAGCTCGGTGAGAGCGGTGACAAGGGTATAATCTATTACGGAACGAAGTACGTCCCGGATAATGATCGAAATTGAAATCAAAGTGCGCGCCGAACATGCCCTTGTAAAGGACAGGGTAATAAAGCTCGGTGCGCAAAAAGTTCGTACGGAAGATCACGTTGATGTGTACTACAATTCACCTCATCGTGATTTTGCCAAAACGGACGAAGCATTGAGGTTGCGTAGTGTCGATGGTGGCACACGCATGACCTATAAGGGCAAGAAGCTCGATGAGGTTTCCAAGACGCGAGAGGAATTTGAGACTCCGGTGGATGGTGTGGCCGCCCGGGGCATCCTCAATGCACTTGGTTTTTTTGAGTCAGGTGTCGTGAAAAAGACGCGTGATATTTACAAATTCGACGAAATAACGATCTGTTTTGATAATGTCGAAGGTCTCGGCGAATTCGTGGAAGTTGAACTTGTTGCGGATTCGGACATTGAAGCTCATAGGGAACGGTTGTTCGAGTTCCTTGAAAGCATGGGCATAAAAAAAGAGGATTCCATCAGGACATCCTATCTTGAGATGCTGATGGATTGAGTTAATTTTGTTAAAGGGGGAAGTCCCCCTCATTTTTTCAGTGTATGCAGGTACCTGGATTTGTTTCCTTTTCCGGCTGCAAAAGGATGGCATTATCCGCAGCATCCACTCCAGCAAGTACCATTCCATTGGATTCGACACCGCAAAGTTTTGCAGGTGCAAGGTTGGTGAGGACAGCGACCTGTTTTCCTATAAGCTGTTCAGGCTCATGGGATTCTTTTAAGCCGGCAACTATCTGGCGTGTTTCCTCTTCCCCCAGGTCCACCTGAAGTTTTAGCAATTTCTTTGATTTTTTGATAGCTTCAGCGGATACGATGGTTCCAATGCGTATATCCAGTTTTGAGAAATCGTCGAATGTGATCAAATCTTTCATCTCCTCTATTTCTTTTACTTCTTCTACTTCTTCTGTGCCATTTTCCTTTGCAATTGCTTCCTTTACTCTTGCAGCAGATATGGCTTCCATCTCTTCGGTCTTCTCATCTTCTATCTTCTCAAAGAGGATGGATGGTTTTTCAAGTGTGGTTCCACTCTTTACGAGTTCAGTGGCTTCCATATAATTTGTTTCATGGACGTCTGTTTCCATGCCTATCTGTTTCCATGCCTCTTCCATCTTTTCCGGAAGTATGGGTTCAAAGAGCAGACAGAGTGCTTTTGTGATCTGGGCACAGTTCTTGACAATTTCTCCACATGCTTCCTTGTTCTCTTTTATGAGCTTCCAGGGTTCATTCGACTGGAAATATGTGTTTCCGTATGAAGCAAGTGCCATTACAGTGTCCGCATATTTCTTGAACTCGTAGTTCTCCATGGCCTCTTTTGCATTTTCAATGGTCGTGTTGATCTCGTCAAGGATGTCCTGTTTTACCTCTCCTTCCGGTATCTCTCCAAAGTTCTTATGTGTGAACAGCAGTGTCCTGTACAGGAAGTTCCCGAAAACACCTACGAGTTCGGTGTTTACCTTGTCCTGGAACACTTTCCATGAGAAATTGAGCTCCTTTGTATGTGATGTATAACTTGCAAGATAGTAGCGTAGCAGGTCCTGGTGGAATCCGTGGTCAAGGTAATCCTCGTCCACCCAGACAACATATCCGCGGCTCTTGGAGAATGTCCTGTCCTCGATCTTTACCATTCCTGAAGCGACGACTGCATCCGGCTGATTGTATCCGGCACCTTTGAGCATTGCAGGCCAGAAGATGCAGTGGTGGTAGATGATATCCCCTCCGATGAAGTGGATGATACTTCCGTCATCTTTCCAGAACTTCTCCCAGCTCTCATTATTTGCTTCTGCCCATTCTTCTGTAAATGCGATGTATCCGATAGGTGCATCCACCCAGACGTAGACCACAAGGTCCTCATGTCCCGGGAATTTGATTCCCCAATCGAGACTCCTTGTGATGCACCAGTCTGTAAGTTCCTGCTTTACCCAGCCGAGGGCATAATTTCTTGCATTGAGTGTTCCGCCAAGCCCTTCAAGATATTCCAAAAGGAAATCCTTGAACTGTGAAAGCTTGAAGAAGAAATGCTCTTGTTGTTTATATTCAGCAGGTCCGTTGCATGTGGTACAGGCGGGATGTTCAAGTTCTCCCGGTTCAAGATGCTTTCCACAACCCTGGTCGCATTCGTCTCCTCTTGCTTCTTTTTTGCAGTGAGGGCATGTTCCTTTTACGTACCTGTCCGGAAGGGAACGGTCGCAGGAAGGGCAGTATGCTATCTCGATGGTCTTTGGGTAAACATAACCGTTCTCTATGAGTTTGCTCACTATCTCGGTTGTACGGTTATGGTTGGTGGGGTCATCTGTGGTGCCGAATGCATCGAGCATGACCCCCATTTTCTTGAAGATCTCATCGAAGTGTTTGTGATATACCTTTATGATCTCGGTAGGCGTCGTTTTAAGTTCCTCTGCATTGAACACTATGGGAGTTCCGTGTGTATCGGAACCACAAACGAATGTGACTTCCTGTCCTGTCTTTTTTAAGGACCTTGTGAATATGTCTGCGGGAACATAGGTGCGTAAATGGCCTACATGCGCCTTTCCATTGGCATAAGGCAGTCCGCATGTGACAAGAACTGGTTTCTCTGATGGGAATTTGGACATTATTGGTCTCCATGATCATTAGTTTTCTTTTGCATAGTGTGCAATCGTAAAATATATTTCGCTTATATGTGTCCATAAGAGAAGCTTTTTGAATGGTCAGGTACAATTTACAATATATATTAGGGGTGTTGGATGAGCTATAACACAGATCCAGAAAATGAGAATGAGGATAAAAATGAGCTTATGGAAGAGCTCCTTGAGGAATCCATATTGGTTACTCCCGATCTTGGTGCATTGGAATATTCGCCGGAGCCTGAATATACGGAGATACTGGACAATGTGCATGAACAAGGAGGTTCTGTGGACAATGTGGTTGTAGAAACTTCCGAACCCTTGGATGCTGGTCCTGTGAAGAAGGTCCCTTACGTGGATGTGGGGGATAAAAGGGTTCCATATGGAAATGAACCGATGTCATCCAGGGAACTGCCCCGGTACGCACCTCCTGAAAAGAAGGACCGCAAATGGCAATATATTGCGGTCATCTCAGTGCTGATGTTAATTATAGGCGGCAGTTTCGCAGTTATCTATATGTCATTTGGTGGGGACATCTATACTACCGACGATAAGGTTGCAGTTATATATGTGCAGGGGTTTATGCTGACCGGAAACCTCCCCTCTGGCTTTGGTTATGCTACTTCTGAAGATGTCTGTAACAGTCTGCGTAAAGCAACCGATGATGATAGTGTAAAAGCTATAGTACTTAGGGTGAATAGTGGCGGTGGTTCTCCTGTAGCTGCAGAAGAGATCGTCACTGAGATCAAGAGGGTGCAGGATATGGGTGTCCCTGTGGTAATCTCCATGGGTGATGTGGCTGCAAGTGCTGCATATTACATCTCTGCACCTGCTGATCTCATTGTTGCAAATCCTTCCACTACCACTGGAAGTATCGGTGTTATCAGTGTCTATACCAATAGGTCTGAGTTCTATGATGAAGAAGGTATTGAGTTCTATGTCTCCAAATTAGGTTCATTCAAGGATGTGGGTGGTGACTGGAGGGGACTTACCTCAGAAGAGAAAGAATATGTGGACAATGTCGTGCTTGATGTCTATGATCTGTTCATTACAAGTGTTGCAGAAAACCGTAATATGACAAAAAGTGAGGTAAAGGACATCGCAGATGGTCGTATCTATATTGGTAAGGAAGCGCAGAAGATTGGTCTTGTGGACGAGCTTGGTAATTTCTATGATGCCATTGATGCAGCGGCTGAACTTGGTGGTATAGAGGGTGAACATTTGGTGTACTATATCAACAAACCATCTCTTTCAAGCATACTGTTCGGTTCGGAAGAAACGATGTCCTCACAGGCTGCAGAGCAGTTAGCGAGTTATTATACTGAAAGTCCGGTGGGATATTTGATCGAATGATGTAAGTTCGTCTCTGGGGGATATGGGTGTTGGATGATATTCTGTTCGGAACGTTCCTTTTTGGTGCGTTTGGTGCTCTATTGCTGGTTTATATATCCAAGGATGTGGCTATTCCTGAATTCCGTCCTCTTTATGATATTTCTGACATGCAAAGAGAAGCTCGCAGACATCGCAAGCATATAGGGAAACTGAGTCTGACATCGACTTTTTGCAGGATTGGTTGAAGACTGCTTCGTTATCTGATGATGCACAGGTTCTTACCAGTGTATTGGAAAGTTATCTGGCAGAAGTAGAAACGGAAAGGGTCCGTCTGCATGTTCTGGAAAATAGATCCAGAATGGGCAGGTCCTCTCACGTGGACTCGGATTCTTTTTTTATATTGTTCTGGGTGGTGTTTTTGGAACGCTTCTTTCCGGTCAGGTGGATATTACGTTCGTTTCTGAGGGTGAATCTAATTATTTGCAATCATTTGTCATTGGTGCTACCTGGACAAGTTATCTTTCTTCTATCGACATCCGTTCCACTCAAAAGAGAGCAGGTGAACAAACTGCAGGATGATTTTTCACGTGATATGGAGCAATATAAGAGACCTCTAATCTCAGATATTCGAAATGGCGAACAGGGTGAATGCTGATGTGGAAGAAGGGTCAAACTATGAGCTCCTTTGGTCTGCAGTTTCAGAAAAGCTTGGTATTACTGACTTAAGTTCGTTGATGAACTGGATGAGGCAAAACAGTCCATCGATAATGATGTAAAAGGTCTCCTTTGAGACCTTTGAACCTTTCAGCCCATTTTTGTAAATTCCCATCCCAGATGTTCTTTGATGATGGTGTAGGCCATCTGTGGCGGAAATGCACCTACCTCTGTTATTATCATGTCAATGTATTCTGCAGGGGTTATGTCGAATGCGGGATTTTTTACCTTCACATTTGGCATTCCTGCAAGGATATCAGAATCGATGACCTCTTCAGGTGATCTTTCTTCAATATCGATCATGTCTCCTTGAATAGTCTTCGGGCTGAACTTGAACGTCTCTGCCACGCACAAGAGGTTCTTCCTTGCTTCATTTGCGGCAAGTGCAAGCTGGGATGTACCCACTTTGTTCACAAGTGCGCCGTTGATGGTTATTGCATCCGCGCCTACTATTACGGTGTCAACATCCTTCATGCAATATCTTACTGCAGAATCCACTATCAGCGTGGTTGGGATGCCATGATCGTTAAGTTCCTTTATGGTAATGAGTCCCTGCCTTCTTGGTCTTGATTCGGTGGCAATGACGGATATGTCCTTACCCTGTTCAAAAGCGGTTGTTATGACCGAAAGGGCAGCATGGGAATTGCAGTGTGTCATTATGACATCGCCGTCGTGTATCCTCTTTGCACCGATCTCCCCCATCTTCTCAAGGGCCTGGCCTGCCTGTTCCAGGAACCTGTCAGCGTTACGGAGGATCTCTTCTCTTGCTTCTGAGACTTCGGTTGCAGTGTGGCGCTTTGTAAGCTGAACTGCATTTGGGAGGGATACTGCTGTGGGTCTGGTCTGGATCAATATATTGGCAGCTTCATCGACCTTTTTATTAAAGTCTTTGATGTTCGTCACCTTTATTCTTAGCACATAATCACGAAGTGCTGCTGATGCTGCCTCAGCTATTCTTCCGGCTCCCCTTATTTCCATCGTGCGAATCTTTTCCGCTGTATCAAGTAATTGCTGCATGTCAATGTATTTGAAGTGAAGGCATTTATATGTATTCACTTTTATTCACTTTACACCACTTCCGATGCCTGTATCCGTTTTCCGATGTAGTAGGGGATTCTCAGTAACAATGCGTAGTGTATCCATCTCAAAAGGTATGGGTGGTAGCTCTTGTCATATATTGCCAGGTACATTCAAGGTCGAGTGCCAGATTCACACTAAAAAATGTGATGCCAAGCAATTTTGCTTCTTCAACTTAATCCTTTGTATCCTTGAGATATGTCTTTGTGAAGTATATTGTAAGAACGGGCAGGGCAACTAATAACGGGAAAGCTATGGCGAACATTTTTGAGATGTGTTATATTGGTGGGATCGCTGAAAGGGCGGGTGTAGTGAACACTATACTCTCCCAGATAAAACTGGTCATCCAGATAATTAATGCATATCTCGTTGCGGAAAGTGGCCTATATGGAACATTGATCAACTGCGTAACTCAGCCCTCTACTCAGTAATCTCTTATTTAAATGCTAGCTTCAATCCCTCTTATTTAAATCAAATAAGAATTAACTATCCTGCATGAAAAAAATGACATCGATAAATCCTGCAAATGGGACTGTTAATGGCGAATTCGAGTTTCATTCTCCTGATGAGGTCGACCTTATCCTTAAAAGATCAAGCGAATCATTCCAGTACTGGAGTTCCCTTAAAGGTGTTGAAAGGGCTGTGTATATTGAAAATGTTGCAAAGGTGCTTCGAAGTGATAAACAGGAACTGGCAGAGACCATCACCATGGAAATGGGGAAACCTATCAGGCAGGCACTTGCAGAAGTTGAAAAATGTGCCAGCATGTTCGACCACTTTGCCACTAATATTTGTTCCTTACTTGAACCTGATGTTGTGAAGGAGAGCCCTTCCGCCTTTATCTCATATGAACCAATGGGGGCAGTGCTTGCTATCAAACCCTGGAATTTCCCCCTCTGGCAGGTATTGAGTGCTGCTTCACATATTCTTGCAGGTGGGAACACCATGGTGCTAAAACACTCCGGTTATGTTCCGATGTGTGCTCTTAATATTGAATCGGTTTTTGAGAAGGCCGGTTTTCCGGAAGGTGTTTTCCAGACGGTTCTTGTGGATGGTCCTACGGCTTCCTCGTTGATATCAAGGCCGGAAATTGCAGCGGTATCCTTCACGGGCGGGTTGTCTGCCGGGCAGAATGTGGCTGAGGTCGCAGGTCGCAATATGAAGAAATGTGTGCTTGAACTTGGGGGCAGTGATCCTTTCATCGTTCTGGAGGATGCAGATATTGAAAAAGCTGCAAAGGCAGGGGTTGCCGGAAGGTTCCTCAATACGGGCCAGACCTGCATATCTTCTAAACGTTTTATAATTGAAAGTTCTGTGGTTGATGAGTTCACTTCTGCATTTGTGGAAAATACACGTAAGCTCAAAATAGGTGATCCTCTGGATGCCGATACTGACCTTGGTCCTCTTGTACGGGATAAGCAGGTCTCATTACTTGAACACCAGATTTATAATGCCATTTCAATGGGGGCAAAAGTGGAGCTTGGGGGCGGTAAGGTTGAGGGGGATGGGTATTATTTCTCTCCTGTTGTTCTGTCGAACGTGTCTCTTTATATGCAGGTCATGAAGGAGGAAACGTTCGGTCCGGTCGCACCAATTATCTCAGTTGAGACTGAGTCTGAAGCTCTGGATGTTGCTAATGCTACAGAGTTTGGTCTGGGTGCAAGTATCTGGAGTGGTGATAAAGATAAAGCATCGTTACTTGCATCTCAGGTACAGTCCGGGGTTGTTGGTGTTAATGGTTTTTTCAAACCGGAAGCTGATCTGCCTTTCGGTGGAGTTAAAAAAAGTGGAATTGGAAGGGAACTCTCTCGATTTGGTTTCTATGAGTTTATGAATATAAGGTCTACTGTTCTATTTTAAAGGGCATTGGAGTTATTTTATGACAGAAGATAATGAGGTTCAGATCGCTGGTATGAGTATTGTTATAGTCTGTTCTGTCGTAGATCCGGCAAGTCAGAATATAAAAGAGCATTTGTTAAAGCTCAGAGATTGGGTTGAAATGAGTGTTCCAGGTGGTATCTTTGATGATCTTTCAGCGGTGTATCAGAGTGGGAATTTTTATATTATTGAGGTTACTGAACACCATATTTATCAGGATGGGATCGACAGGAAGATCGAAGAAGCAGGTTTGGACTGTGACCTCCTCATTTTTGCTTCCAAACACAAGAGTGCAGATGGTAGACGGCTTTTGACCGCACACTTTACGGGAAATCCGGGTTCTGCTGATTTTGGGGGTTATCCTGGTGAGCTTTCTATGGCTGCTCCATTTGCGCTTCGTTGTTTGCTCAGGAATATGGCCGAATTGTCGGAGAGTATTGGGTTTGATGTTTCGATGGAGTCTACTCACCATGGTCCTTCAGATCTCGATGTTCCTTCGGTCTATGCAGAGATCGGTAGTTCTGAGGTCGAGTGGGTTGATCAGGATGCAGGGGATATCGTTGCACGGTCAATTCTATCAGTGAGGTCGGGATTTTGTCCTGTGGGTATTGGATTCGGTGGTGGGCACTATGCTGCAAGACAATCCGAACTTGTTCTGGGCTCGGATATTTCGTTCGGTCATAATTTCCCAAACTATCAGCTTCAATTTGTTGATGTGGATATGTTCAGGAAGGCAGTTGAGAGATCGGGTGCAGATCTTGTGTATTGTGATAGGAAAGCGATGTCCTCTGATGAGAAGAAAAGGATCAATGAGCTTGCAGATGAATTTGGGCTTGATGTTTTAAGGGAAAGTGACATCAAAGGGATGGAGGGTGTGTGCTGGGATATTTTCAGGATATTTTGGCATAAGGTTCGGGATGAGGGTCTTTCCGGTAGAGTGAAGGTTCCTGTTGGTCTGAAAGATAAATTGAGTGAGAATGTTTGTGATATTTTTGACTTCGATGTGTCTAATGTTGTTACTGTTGTAATTGACAATGAACTTCTCAAATTGGTAAGGTCTGTTGATGCAGGTGGTGTGAAAAGGCTGCTCGATATGTCGAATGTTGTCTATTCGGAACGAGATGATGCAACAATATCAAATCATTTCTATACTTTCTGGAATCGTGATGCAGAGGATTTCCTTACCTTTATTGTAGATGAATGCATTAAAATACTAAAAGGGCGTTATGATACTGAATACGTTTTCGAAGAAAATGTGTTGTATATTTCGGATGAGAGATTCAGTCCTGAGCTCGCGCGAAAGTGGGGAGTTCCTTCCGGTCCTATGTTTGGGGAACTGGCAAAAGGTCAGTCCGTTATGATCGAGGGAAATACGGTCCTACCAGAAATGGTCCATGAGAGAACACAGAAGAGTCTTGTGTTAAGGAATGTGATATTTTGAACGATGTAAATAAATATAATACTAATCTCTATATATTACGAATATTAATATTCCATACATTTGATCATGTTGCTATAGTGGAGGATATGTGATGAAATCCATAGTAGAAGAGGCATTAGCTCGATCTGTAGAAGAGACGCAAATCCGTTCTGGCGGCGTTTCACAATCTGAAGATATTAATGCGGAACTTGAGGCGATGCTGAAGGATCTGCAGACGAACATCAAGGTTGTGGGATGTGGCGGCGGAGGTTCGAACAGCGCTCAGCGTATGCAACAGGAAGGCATCAAAGGTGCTGAAGTCGTTGCTGTGAATACGGATGCTCAGCATCTCCTGAACGTTACTACTGAAAGGAAGATCCTTATTGGTAGGAAGAAGACAAGAGGTCTTGGTGCAGGTAGTCTGCCTCAGATAGGTGAGGACGCTGCACTTGAGAGCATCGATGAGGTGCGTTCGATAGTGGAAGGTTCCGACATGGTGTTTATTACTGCTGGCCTTGGCGGCGGTACCGGAACAGGTTCTGCTCCAGTTGTCGCAGAGGCTGCAAGGGATGCTGGTGCGTTGACGATCGCTGTGGTCACTCTTCCATTCTCCGTAGAGGGGCATGTAAGGCGTGAGAACGCAGAAGCAGGTCTTGAAAGGCTCAGGGATGTCGCTGATACTGTTATTGTTGTTCCGAACGATAAGCTTCTTGAGGTTGTTCCAAGGTTGCCATTACAGGCAGCTTTTAAGGTTTCTGATGAGGTATTGATGAGGGCTGTGAAAGGTATTACAGAACTTATTACAAAACCCGGTCTTGTAAACCTTGATTTTGCTGATGTGAGGACCGTTATGCAAAACGGTGGCGTTGCAATGATAGGTCTTGGTGAAGCTGATGGCGAGAACAAGGCTGTCGAGTCTGTGCAGAAAGCATTAAGAAGTCCTCTTCTTGATGTGGATATTTCGGGTGCGACATCTGCTCTTGTGAATGTTGTCGGTGGTCCTGATATGACTATCGCAGAAGCAGAGAGTGTTGTTCAGGAAGTATACAGTAGGATCGATCCGAACGCAAGGTTGATCTGGGGTGCTCAGGTGGACCCTGATCTTGAACACTCTGTGCGTACTATGCTTGTCGTTACTGGTGTAAGATCTCCGCAGATCTACGGTAGTGGAAATTCCAAGAATGTGACTAGGAAATACGGGATCGATTTCGTAAAATGATTGGGGGATCTGTCTCCTTCTCTTTTTAATTTATTCTGTATGGTACGATTGTCCAATCGAAAGGTATTTTATTTAGTACGCTATTTAGACGCCACTACGATTTTATAATATGATCGATCGTTGAAGTATTGGTTCGTATCAACTCGTGTATATAAATAACACTAAAACTGGTTGTGATAAGTTTGGCAGAGAGTATATTAAAATCGGCTAAGATAAACCGCAATGTCGGTCAAGTCCTTAAATCATATCTGAGGGTACTAAAACTATCCAAGAAGCCTTCCAGAGAGGAGTTCCTTATGATCTCCAAAGTTGCTGGTGCTGGGATTCTTGTGATCGGATTTGTTGGTTTCCTTATTTATGTACTGCTGACAGAAGTTCCAAAGTGGGTGTAACTTTATGGGTGAAGATGCCGCTATATTTGTTGTAAAGACAACTGCAAATCAGGAACGTTCGGTTGCTGCTATGTTGGCCCAGGTTGCAAAGAAGGAAAATCTTGATATCAGGTCTATAATTGCTCCTGATGAGCTCAAAGGTTATGTTCTTCTGGAATCTTCTGATTCAGGGGCCGTAGAACAGGCGATCCAGACAGTTCCTCATGCAAGGACTGTTGTAAAAGGTCAGTCCACTATAGCGGAGATCGAACATTTCCTTACACCAAAGCCAACGGTTACGGGTATTGTGGAAGGTGCTATCATTGAAGTCACCTCTGGTCCGTTCAAGGGCGAAAAGGCACGTGTGAAACGTGTTGATGAAGGTCATGAAGAGATTACTGTGGAGTTGTTCGATGCAGTCGTACCAATACCTATAACTATTCGTGGTGATACTGTACGGATACTTAGGAAAGAGGAAACAAAATCCTGAGTTGCTATATTCTACTTATAAATGAAATCTATAAACTTATTTAACTAATTTAAAAAATTTAAAAAGGTGTTGCTCGAATGGCAAGTGTTGTAGAAGCATTAATTCCTGGCGGTAAAGCAAATCCCGGTCCTCCACTGGGCCCTGCGCTGGGACCTCTTGGTGTTAATATTAAAGACGTGATCGAAAAGATCAATGAAAAGACAAAAGATTACAATGGGATGCAGGTTCCTGTTAAGGTTATCGTTAATGACGATAAGAGTGTTGAGATCGAAGTGGGTACTCCACCAACATCCGCATTAATCCTTAAGGAACTTAACATCGAAAAGGGCTCCGGTGAGTCCGGTACTGTTGTTGTTGGTAATCTTGAGATCGCACAGGTCGCAAAGATCGCACGTATGAAGAAAGATGATATCCTTTCCTATTCGCTTAAGGCTGCAATCAAAGAAGTCATGGGAACCTGTGTTCCTATGGGTGTAACGATTGAAAACCTTGACCCAAGGGAATGCCAGAAAGCTGTTGATGAGGGCAAGTTCGACGAGTCTCTCACAGCAGAAGCATGGTAATTAAAGAGATATTACTATCTCTTTGATAATATATCAAATTCAAACTGGTTGGTCAGTCTTCTTGGTTGACCGACAAGTTTTAAACAGATGCTTCAATATTGAAGCTTCGTAATTGAGATGAAAGTCTCCTTACTTTACCGTAGTAGGCCGGAGCGGCCGCAGAGGCAGGTATGCAATTATTGTATGCCTGCCGGATGCAGATGCTATCTGTGTCAGAACATATGTTCAATAACTACGGGGAGGAATAGAATGGTAGAAGAAACTACTTTAGATCTAGTAAAACAGTTAATTGAAGGTTCCCCGGAACGTAAGTTTTCCGAGAGCTTAGACATTGCAATTAACTTAAAGAATCTCGATATGAGTCAGCCTAAGAATCGTGTGGATGAGGAGATAATCCTTCCTAACGGG includes:
- a CDS encoding 50S ribosomal protein L11, whose protein sequence is MASVVEALIPGGKANPGPPLGPALGPLGVNIKDVIEKINEKTKDYNGMQVPVKVIVNDDKSVEIEVGTPPTSALILKELNIEKGSGESGTVVVGNLEIAQVAKIARMKKDDILSYSLKAAIKEVMGTCVPMGVTIENLDPRECQKAVDEGKFDESLTAEAW